A section of the Pedobacter sp. HDW13 genome encodes:
- a CDS encoding DUF6717 family protein: protein MERSIRFYKNAKHEWYADIPEWAGASGDLQMVEGADDLLNWIAASAGECKLLMADQHFEQAEILELVYVRDENLGGGGDYILETFKGEVKNHRLWLCHVTEFVFKQLPERIYFKALD from the coding sequence ATGGAAAGATCGATCCGCTTTTATAAAAATGCAAAACACGAATGGTATGCCGATATTCCAGAATGGGCCGGAGCTTCCGGCGACCTGCAAATGGTTGAGGGAGCCGATGATTTGCTAAACTGGATTGCTGCATCGGCAGGCGAATGTAAATTGCTCATGGCGGATCAGCATTTTGAGCAGGCCGAAATTTTAGAACTCGTTTACGTGCGCGATGAAAACCTGGGTGGCGGTGGCGATTATATACTGGAAACCTTTAAAGGCGAAGTTAAAAACCACAGGCTTTGGCTTTGCCATGTTACTGAATTTGTATTTAAACAATTGCCTGAGCGGATTTATTTTAAAGCGTTAGATTAG
- a CDS encoding RagB/SusD family nutrient uptake outer membrane protein — protein MKNSFRTILASGILLLSLNSCKKGDLNVLPTNDVTSATVYATPAGYKQGLVKLYATYALTSSTGSDNSDIGGLNSGFADFLRLFWTSQELVTDEAICAWGDTGIPELDYGTPSVDNQFLRGLYSRSILQITVCNEFLRESTPEKLASRNITGADATAIAKYRAEARFLRAYQYWVLLDAFGNPPFVTENDEIGKVAPKQIQRAALFSYVESELKAIEGDLAEPRTNEYGRADKGADWALLARLYLNAQVYTGTAKYTEAITYSSKVIAANYSLKANYMDLFKADNNINNTENILTINYDGVNGTNYGGTTFIINAGINADMGTASYGVPNGGWGGNRTRQNLPALFPDANGNADKRGTFFGAKSTVDEIGVFTDGLRVTKFKNIIGTNTIPASLNGTFSSLDFALFRLAEQYLIYGEAVARGGSGGTVGQALTYVNALRQRAYGNANGNVTTAALTVDFYLDERGRELYWEGHRRTDLVRYGKFTGSTYLWPFKGGVKAGTSIPAHRNIYPIPAADLIANPNLVQNTGY, from the coding sequence ATGAAAAATTCATTTAGAACGATATTGGCATCAGGTATTTTATTGTTGTCATTAAATTCATGCAAAAAAGGAGACCTGAACGTTTTGCCTACCAACGATGTTACTTCGGCAACCGTTTATGCTACTCCGGCAGGTTATAAACAAGGTTTGGTTAAACTGTATGCTACTTATGCATTAACCAGTTCTACCGGATCGGATAATAGTGATATTGGTGGATTAAACTCTGGTTTCGCAGATTTTTTACGCTTATTCTGGACCTCGCAGGAGCTGGTTACCGATGAGGCCATTTGTGCCTGGGGCGATACTGGTATTCCTGAACTGGATTATGGAACGCCAAGTGTAGATAACCAGTTTTTAAGAGGTTTATATTCGAGAAGCATTTTACAGATTACAGTTTGTAACGAATTCCTTCGCGAAAGTACGCCAGAAAAACTGGCCTCGCGCAATATTACAGGTGCCGATGCTACTGCTATTGCAAAGTACCGCGCTGAAGCCCGTTTTTTACGCGCATACCAATACTGGGTATTGTTAGATGCTTTTGGTAACCCACCTTTCGTTACCGAAAACGACGAGATTGGTAAAGTGGCTCCAAAACAAATTCAGAGAGCTGCATTGTTTTCTTATGTAGAATCAGAACTTAAAGCAATTGAAGGCGATTTAGCTGAACCACGTACCAATGAATATGGTCGTGCAGATAAAGGTGCCGACTGGGCTTTATTGGCGAGGTTATACCTAAACGCACAAGTGTATACCGGTACAGCTAAATATACTGAAGCCATTACTTATTCTAGTAAAGTAATTGCAGCTAACTATAGCTTAAAAGCTAATTATATGGATCTTTTCAAAGCTGATAATAACATCAACAACACCGAAAACATCCTGACAATTAATTATGACGGCGTAAATGGTACCAATTATGGTGGTACTACTTTCATCATCAACGCCGGTATTAATGCCGATATGGGTACTGCCTCTTACGGTGTGCCAAATGGTGGCTGGGGAGGAAACAGAACCCGTCAAAACCTGCCTGCGTTATTTCCTGATGCAAATGGAAATGCCGATAAACGGGGTACTTTTTTCGGTGCTAAAAGCACAGTTGATGAAATTGGTGTATTTACCGATGGATTGCGTGTAACCAAGTTTAAAAACATTATAGGTACCAATACTATTCCTGCATCATTAAACGGAACTTTCAGCTCGCTTGATTTTGCTTTGTTCCGTTTGGCAGAGCAATATTTAATTTATGGTGAAGCAGTAGCACGCGGTGGTTCTGGTGGTACAGTTGGTCAGGCATTAACTTATGTAAATGCACTACGCCAACGTGCTTACGGTAATGCAAATGGTAATGTTACTACAGCGGCTTTAACGGTCGATTTTTACCTGGATGAGCGTGGTCGCGAGTTGTATTGGGAAGGTCACCGCCGTACAGATTTGGTACGTTACGGAAAATTTACCGGTTCTACTTACTTATGGCCATTTAAAGGTGGTGTTAAAGCCGGAACATCCATTCCAGCTCACCGCAACATTTACCCGATTCCGGCAGCAGATTTAATTGCCAACCCGAATCTGGTTCAAAACACAGGTTATTAA
- the pgmB gene encoding beta-phosphoglucomutase, which produces MQDTNHTQPSTFNLSPSASIKACLFDLDGVLVDTAVYHYKAWKRLANTMGFDFTEEQNEQLKGVSRVESLNKILAWGGVDKTDTEKEELATLKNSWYVDMIAKMTPAEVLPGTVDFLTTIHQAGYKLALGSASKNSAIILERTQLAHFFDEIVDGNRVTKSKPDPEVFLKGAELLGFKPEECVVFEDAVAGVEAAKRGGMKAIGIGEKSVLTKADKVVSGLDKLTVKDLEEL; this is translated from the coding sequence ATGCAAGATACAAATCATACCCAACCTTCCACCTTTAACCTTTCGCCCTCAGCCTCCATTAAGGCCTGTCTTTTCGATTTAGATGGTGTACTGGTTGATACAGCTGTTTACCACTATAAAGCCTGGAAACGTTTGGCCAATACCATGGGCTTCGATTTTACCGAAGAGCAGAATGAGCAATTGAAAGGGGTAAGCCGGGTAGAAAGTTTAAACAAGATTTTGGCCTGGGGAGGTGTAGATAAAACCGATACCGAAAAAGAAGAACTGGCTACCTTAAAAAATAGCTGGTATGTAGATATGATTGCCAAAATGACACCTGCAGAGGTTTTGCCGGGCACAGTCGATTTTCTTACAACGATACATCAGGCGGGTTATAAACTGGCACTGGGTTCGGCAAGTAAAAACTCGGCAATCATTTTAGAACGTACCCAACTTGCGCATTTTTTCGATGAAATTGTAGATGGCAATAGGGTTACCAAATCAAAACCCGATCCCGAAGTTTTTTTAAAAGGCGCAGAACTCTTGGGCTTTAAGCCAGAAGAATGTGTGGTTTTTGAAGATGCCGTTGCAGGGGTAGAAGCAGCCAAAAGAGGTGGGATGAAAGCCATTGGAATTGGTGAAAAAAGCGTGCTTACCAAAGCCGACAAGGTAGTAAGCGGATTGGATAAATTAACAGTTAAAGATTTAGAGGAGTTGTAA
- a CDS encoding glycoside hydrolase family 13 protein encodes MIRFLTSAIFPSVLSLKNNAQTKIHACTNGMRLTKVFLTLVTLLSSVNLFAQKLERIEPMFWFSGMQNPKLQLLVHGNQIANATVTLNYPGVKLVKINKVENPNYLFLDLSLSSTVKAGTFPINFLINGKKIFSYSYELKNRDKSAGRIQGITQKDFIYLLMPDRFANGDKTNDVVKGLKETALSRDSMYYRHGGDIQGVINHLDYLKDLGVTTVWMTPEVENDMAQASYHGYAVTDHYKIDPRYGTNALYKQYVELAHTKGVKVIKDIVHNHIGTQHWFYKDLPMKSWLNQWPKYTQTSYRDQTVMDTHAATADRKQMLNGWFVPSMPDLNEQNPYVQNYLTQNHIWWIEYAGIDGLRLDTYPYNDPVYMADWAVKIKAEFPRLSIFGETFVNGVANQAFFTQGNTVNRGFDTHLPGITDMAVKDAIYEALNGKNGWTDGINRLYDVVAHDFLYQDPTRNCIALDNHDMSRFYSVVNEDFDKYKMGMAILLTMRGIPQMYYGTEILMKNFSNPDGLVRADFPGGWEGDKKDKFLADGRTGKESEAFNFVKTLANFRKNSTALHSGKLMQFVPQDDVYVYFRYTANVKGTVMVIVNNTEKEKNLNTERFVERTAGITAARNVLTNETIVFKEIKVPAKTTLVLELN; translated from the coding sequence ATGATCAGATTTCTTACCTCAGCTATTTTTCCTTCCGTTCTTTCTTTAAAAAATAATGCTCAAACTAAAATCCATGCCTGTACAAATGGTATGCGATTAACAAAAGTATTCCTTACCCTGGTTACGCTGTTAAGCAGTGTTAACCTATTTGCCCAAAAATTAGAACGTATCGAACCGATGTTCTGGTTTAGCGGTATGCAAAACCCGAAATTGCAATTGCTGGTACATGGCAATCAAATTGCCAATGCAACTGTTACCTTAAATTACCCTGGCGTTAAACTGGTTAAAATTAATAAGGTCGAAAACCCAAATTATCTTTTCCTCGATTTAAGCCTCTCATCAACCGTAAAGGCGGGAACGTTTCCAATCAATTTTCTGATAAACGGCAAAAAAATATTCAGTTACAGCTATGAATTAAAAAACCGCGATAAAAGCGCTGGCCGGATTCAGGGTATAACGCAAAAAGATTTCATTTACCTGTTAATGCCCGATCGTTTTGCCAATGGCGATAAAACCAACGATGTGGTTAAGGGTTTAAAGGAAACAGCTTTAAGCCGCGATAGTATGTACTACCGTCACGGTGGCGATATACAAGGGGTAATAAACCACCTCGATTACCTTAAAGATTTAGGCGTAACCACCGTTTGGATGACTCCGGAGGTAGAAAATGATATGGCACAAGCCTCTTATCATGGTTATGCCGTAACCGATCACTATAAAATCGACCCCCGCTATGGCACCAATGCACTCTACAAACAATATGTAGAACTGGCCCATACCAAGGGGGTGAAAGTGATTAAAGATATTGTACACAACCACATTGGTACCCAGCATTGGTTTTATAAAGATTTACCAATGAAAAGCTGGTTAAACCAATGGCCAAAATATACGCAAACCAGTTACCGCGATCAAACGGTAATGGATACACATGCCGCTACTGCCGACCGTAAACAAATGTTGAATGGCTGGTTTGTACCTTCTATGCCCGATTTAAACGAGCAGAACCCTTACGTGCAAAATTATTTAACTCAAAATCACATCTGGTGGATCGAATATGCCGGAATCGACGGCCTGCGTTTGGATACTTATCCTTATAACGACCCTGTTTATATGGCCGATTGGGCAGTTAAAATTAAAGCCGAATTCCCCAGACTGTCAATTTTTGGCGAAACCTTTGTAAACGGAGTGGCCAATCAGGCCTTTTTCACCCAGGGCAATACGGTAAACCGAGGTTTCGATACGCATTTACCAGGTATTACCGATATGGCAGTTAAAGATGCCATTTACGAAGCTTTGAATGGTAAAAATGGCTGGACAGATGGCATAAACCGTTTATACGATGTAGTTGCACACGATTTTTTATATCAGGATCCAACCCGGAACTGTATTGCACTCGATAACCACGACATGAGCCGTTTTTACTCGGTAGTAAACGAAGATTTCGATAAGTATAAAATGGGAATGGCCATATTATTAACCATGCGCGGCATTCCGCAAATGTATTATGGTACCGAAATTCTGATGAAAAACTTCTCCAATCCAGATGGTCTGGTACGTGCCGATTTTCCGGGTGGATGGGAAGGCGATAAGAAAGACAAATTCCTAGCCGATGGTCGTACAGGGAAAGAAAGCGAAGCCTTTAATTTTGTTAAAACCCTGGCCAATTTCCGAAAAAACAGTACTGCCCTGCATAGTGGAAAGCTAATGCAGTTTGTGCCACAGGATGATGTTTATGTTTATTTCCGGTACACAGCCAATGTAAAAGGTACGGTAATGGTAATTGTAAACAATACTGAAAAAGAGAAAAACTTAAACACCGAAAGGTTTGTTGAACGCACAGCCGGAATTACAGCAGCCAGAAATGTGCTTACCAACGAAACTATAGTTTTTAAAGAAATTAAAGTACCGGCCAAAACAACTTTGGTACTGGAGCTAAATTAA
- a CDS encoding PleD family two-component system response regulator, which translates to MGNKKILIADDDEGIVDAVTMILEVMGYDVDYTYDGGAVIDAVKNKPDLIMLDIWMSGYDGRDICKQLKNDPKYSGIPILMISASRDIRQSAMDAGANDFMEKPFEMDSLLNKVDHLLN; encoded by the coding sequence ATGGGAAATAAGAAAATACTCATTGCAGACGATGACGAAGGCATTGTTGACGCTGTGACGATGATTTTGGAAGTGATGGGCTATGATGTTGATTATACTTATGACGGCGGGGCGGTAATAGATGCGGTAAAAAATAAGCCAGATTTAATTATGCTCGATATCTGGATGAGTGGTTACGACGGAAGGGATATCTGCAAACAATTAAAAAATGATCCGAAATACAGCGGAATCCCAATCCTGATGATTTCAGCCAGCAGGGATATCAGACAATCAGCTATGGATGCCGGAGCCAACGATTTTATGGAAAAACCCTTCGAAATGGATTCTCTGCTCAATAAGGTAGATCATCTTTTAAACTAA
- a CDS encoding LacI family DNA-binding transcriptional regulator gives MDSINIKKLAKALNLSTSTISRAFRDNSDINVATKERILAKAKELNYQPNHYASNLREQKSKTIAVIVPELANNYFSQAIHGIERVARENGYHILIYVTDDDYKKEVTFIRHLHNGRADGIIMSVSGEANDHNYLNKFGAKRLPLVFFDRIYEDIDTPA, from the coding sequence ATGGATAGTATTAATATTAAGAAATTAGCGAAGGCTTTAAATTTATCTACTTCAACAATTTCGAGGGCTTTCAGGGATAATAGCGATATTAACGTGGCTACCAAAGAGCGCATACTAGCCAAGGCAAAAGAATTAAACTATCAGCCCAACCACTACGCCAGCAATCTGCGCGAGCAAAAAAGTAAAACCATTGCAGTTATTGTGCCCGAACTGGCCAATAACTATTTCTCGCAGGCTATACACGGCATAGAACGGGTAGCACGCGAAAACGGTTACCATATCCTCATTTACGTAACCGACGATGATTACAAAAAAGAGGTTACTTTTATCCGCCACCTGCACAATGGCAGGGCCGATGGTATTATCATGTCTGTATCTGGCGAAGCCAACGACCACAATTACCTGAATAAATTTGGGGCAAAACGGCTACCTCTGGTATTTTTCGATAGGATTTACGAAGATATTGATACCCCCGCGTAA
- a CDS encoding SusE domain-containing protein, with translation MKSIFFKTLAFCFIALSLWSCKKDETQTVSVVGTAGTLTASTTTLNLVQASGAQVALTLSYPLATSTGYVVPVNTTLQFALKGTDFAAPKEIVVTAKTYAPTVTEINNMILALGGKIGVAAQVEVRLKSGAAVNDLTYSNIITLSATPYLASAWIYVPGNYQGWNPATADSLVSLSSNGTYVGIIKFDGGNFKITPEKKWDVAYGDAGGGAISTSGGDIASGVAGLKQVTVNMTAKTIKIEDAKVWAIIGDATPGKWDTDTDMKFINDGKGTWKVTTNLTVGSIKFRQDHKWDVNLGGSGGNLTAGGADIAVATAGNYTITLDVAGNKYTLVKN, from the coding sequence ATGAAATCAATATTTTTCAAAACCTTAGCCTTTTGCTTCATCGCCTTATCGCTTTGGTCGTGCAAAAAAGACGAAACCCAAACGGTTTCAGTGGTTGGAACGGCAGGAACGCTTACTGCATCAACTACTACATTAAATTTAGTACAAGCCAGCGGGGCACAGGTAGCGTTAACACTAAGCTATCCTTTGGCTACATCAACAGGCTATGTGGTACCTGTAAACACCACCTTGCAGTTTGCTTTAAAGGGTACCGACTTTGCTGCCCCGAAAGAGATTGTGGTTACCGCTAAAACCTATGCACCAACGGTAACCGAAATCAATAACATGATTTTAGCTTTAGGAGGAAAAATTGGAGTGGCTGCCCAGGTTGAAGTGCGTTTAAAATCGGGCGCAGCAGTAAACGATTTAACCTATTCGAATATCATTACCTTAAGTGCAACGCCTTATTTGGCCTCAGCCTGGATTTATGTTCCTGGTAACTATCAGGGCTGGAACCCGGCAACTGCCGATAGTCTGGTTTCACTAAGCAGTAATGGAACGTACGTGGGTATCATCAAGTTTGATGGTGGTAATTTTAAAATCACTCCCGAAAAGAAATGGGATGTAGCTTATGGCGATGCAGGTGGCGGAGCAATTAGCACTTCGGGTGGAGATATCGCTTCAGGTGTTGCCGGCTTAAAACAAGTAACGGTAAACATGACAGCCAAAACCATTAAAATAGAGGATGCTAAAGTTTGGGCAATTATTGGCGATGCAACTCCCGGCAAATGGGATACCGATACCGACATGAAATTTATCAATGATGGTAAAGGAACCTGGAAAGTAACAACAAACCTCACTGTTGGTTCAATTAAATTCCGACAAGATCACAAATGGGATGTTAACCTTGGTGGCAGTGGTGGCAATCTAACTGCTGGTGGCGCTGATATAGCAGTAGCTACTGCTGGTAATTATACCATTACGCTGGATGTAGCAGGGAATAAATATACCCTCGTTAAAAATTAA
- a CDS encoding LacI family DNA-binding transcriptional regulator: MEQGCKRIAYLVVNKSLSIGKTRMQGYIDALAKYQVPFDEHLIVDCSNSYEENSIIIKDALTGLKPDGVFTSVERLAFATYYACYDLKIDIPTDLKVISFSSLEIAPLLNPSLTTITQPATEIGEEAARLLFSILDDNANKNTANEVVLTSKIIKRNSTSTG, translated from the coding sequence ATAGAACAAGGCTGCAAGCGTATTGCCTATCTGGTGGTAAATAAAAGTTTATCTATTGGTAAAACCCGTATGCAAGGCTATATTGATGCGCTTGCTAAATACCAGGTTCCGTTTGATGAGCACTTGATTGTAGATTGCAGTAACAGTTACGAAGAAAACAGCATCATCATTAAAGATGCATTAACCGGATTAAAACCCGACGGGGTTTTTACTTCTGTAGAACGTTTGGCTTTTGCTACCTACTACGCATGTTACGATTTAAAGATCGATATCCCGACTGATTTAAAGGTGATCAGTTTCTCCAGTTTGGAGATTGCACCCTTACTCAACCCGTCACTTACAACCATAACCCAGCCGGCCACCGAAATAGGGGAAGAGGCGGCCCGGTTGCTGTTCTCTATTTTGGATGATAACGCCAATAAAAACACTGCAAATGAGGTGGTTTTGACCTCTAAAATCATCAAAAGAAATTCGACTTCAACAGGCTAA
- a CDS encoding TonB-dependent receptor: MRVFYLLKQGLLVLLVFSALMVKAQTGSVSGKVLDETGLPLPGASVIVKGTTRSTSTDANGVFKLAGLSNGSITVSASFIGYQTLDKTVSVSANATVNFQLVPDAQKLNEVVVIGYGTAEKKNLTGSITTVNAKDFQKGTITTPEQLIQGKVAGVNIVSNSGQPGVGSTIRIRGGASLNASNDPLVVIDGVPFSGNSIGNAPSPLSLVNPNDIETFTVLKDANATAIYGSRASNGVILITTKKGASGAPVINFSTNNSIATVAKKVDILSSEQIRSFVNANPNASYDDGKKFTALLGGANTDWQDEIYQNAFSTDNSLSIAGSFKGVPYRVSAGYLDQQGLLLTDHFSRGTGAISISPKLFQDHLKIDLNLKGALTDSHFANSGAVGSAIQFDPTQSVTASNKFGNYFEWLRSDGSVNPNAPRNPVALIRLNDNNGKAERSFGNARFDYSFHFLPELHANLNLGYDVSKGHGAVHVPIFAAQSVATQGSYTHSLNTETNKLSEFYLNYAHTAASIKSRFDVTAGYGYYDNSKTGYNFTSYKGTGEVQVVPVFPFSTDRDKLLSYYGRFIYTLADKYILSGTLRADASSKFSEKNRWGYFPSAAFTWRISNENFLKNSESVSDLKLRLSYGQTGNKDGIGYYDYLSKYYANSNTGQYQIGNTFYNYYTPAAYDPDLKWETTTTYNAGLDYGFMKGRLYGSIDVYYKKTSDLLSKINIPVGTNFNNELTTNVGNMDVRGAEASLNFAAIKTENTSWDLGVNVAYNKRKVTNLTLNPDPASKVGAGDITGGTGVTLKYNAVNQIPGSFYVYKQVYNADGKPLEGVYEDLNKDGVINTSDQYFYKSPDPSITLGFNTSFSYKKWSFTTSLRANFGNYVYDNVSSNFGIRSNILSPSGVINNASTDFLSTNFQNNQFLSDYYVKNASFLKMDNAGISYNAGKLSKNGTASLRISANCQNVFTVTNYNGIDPELSSGIDYNLYPRPRTYTLGFNVGF; this comes from the coding sequence ATGAGAGTATTTTACCTGTTAAAACAGGGGCTTTTGGTGCTGTTAGTTTTTTCAGCATTAATGGTAAAAGCACAAACCGGATCGGTATCTGGTAAAGTGCTTGATGAAACCGGCTTACCATTACCTGGTGCTTCCGTAATTGTTAAAGGAACAACCAGAAGTACATCGACTGATGCGAATGGTGTTTTTAAACTGGCAGGATTATCAAACGGTTCTATAACCGTATCTGCAAGTTTTATCGGTTATCAAACCCTCGATAAAACGGTGAGCGTTTCGGCAAACGCTACTGTTAATTTCCAATTGGTACCCGATGCACAAAAACTCAACGAAGTTGTGGTAATTGGTTACGGTACTGCCGAGAAGAAAAACCTAACGGGATCTATCACTACTGTAAATGCCAAGGATTTTCAAAAAGGTACCATTACAACACCCGAGCAGCTTATCCAGGGTAAAGTAGCAGGGGTTAACATCGTTTCCAACAGCGGTCAGCCAGGTGTGGGAAGTACCATCCGTATCCGTGGTGGTGCATCGCTTAATGCCAGCAACGATCCTTTGGTGGTAATTGATGGGGTACCTTTCAGCGGAAACTCAATTGGCAATGCACCAAGTCCGCTATCATTGGTTAACCCGAACGATATCGAAACCTTTACCGTTTTAAAAGATGCGAATGCAACAGCCATTTATGGCTCGAGGGCATCGAACGGGGTAATTTTAATTACCACTAAAAAAGGTGCTTCAGGCGCTCCGGTAATCAATTTCAGTACGAATAACTCTATTGCAACTGTTGCTAAAAAGGTAGATATTTTATCTTCTGAACAAATCCGCAGTTTTGTAAATGCCAATCCAAATGCTTCGTATGATGATGGTAAGAAATTTACCGCCTTACTTGGTGGCGCTAATACCGACTGGCAGGACGAAATCTATCAGAATGCTTTCTCAACCGATAACAGCTTAAGTATTGCCGGTTCATTTAAAGGCGTGCCTTACCGTGTTTCGGCAGGTTATTTAGATCAACAGGGACTTTTACTTACCGATCATTTTTCGCGTGGTACAGGTGCAATCAGTATTTCACCAAAATTATTTCAGGATCACCTGAAAATTGATTTGAACCTGAAAGGAGCTTTAACAGATTCGCATTTTGCCAATTCTGGCGCTGTAGGTTCTGCTATTCAATTCGATCCAACCCAATCGGTTACCGCCAGCAACAAATTTGGTAATTATTTCGAATGGTTAAGAAGCGATGGTTCGGTAAACCCGAATGCACCACGTAACCCGGTAGCCCTGATTAGGCTTAACGATAACAATGGTAAAGCCGAAAGAAGTTTTGGAAATGCACGTTTCGATTACTCTTTTCACTTTTTACCTGAATTGCACGCTAATTTAAATTTAGGTTACGATGTATCTAAAGGTCACGGGGCTGTGCATGTTCCTATTTTTGCGGCTCAAAGTGTAGCCACACAAGGTTCCTACACGCATTCTTTAAATACTGAAACCAATAAGCTTTCTGAGTTTTACCTAAACTATGCACATACGGCGGCAAGTATTAAAAGCCGTTTCGATGTAACAGCAGGTTACGGTTATTACGATAACTCAAAAACAGGTTACAATTTTACCTCGTACAAAGGAACAGGTGAGGTGCAGGTAGTACCAGTTTTCCCTTTCTCTACTGATCGCGATAAATTGCTTTCATACTACGGAAGGTTCATTTATACTTTGGCCGATAAATATATTTTATCTGGTACTTTAAGGGCCGATGCTTCTTCTAAATTCTCGGAGAAAAACCGTTGGGGTTATTTCCCTTCAGCTGCCTTTACCTGGAGAATTTCGAACGAAAATTTCCTTAAAAACAGCGAATCGGTTTCTGACCTGAAATTGCGTTTAAGCTACGGTCAAACGGGTAATAAAGATGGTATTGGTTATTACGATTACCTATCTAAATATTATGCCAACAGCAACACCGGTCAGTATCAGATTGGTAATACTTTCTATAATTATTACACACCGGCTGCTTACGATCCGGATTTGAAATGGGAAACCACTACAACTTACAACGCAGGTTTGGATTACGGTTTTATGAAAGGCCGTTTATATGGAAGTATTGATGTGTACTACAAAAAAACTTCCGATTTGTTAAGTAAAATCAACATTCCGGTGGGTACCAACTTCAATAACGAATTAACCACCAATGTGGGTAATATGGATGTAAGGGGTGCTGAGGCCAGCTTAAATTTCGCTGCCATTAAAACCGAAAACACCAGCTGGGATCTAGGCGTAAACGTTGCATACAACAAAAGAAAGGTAACCAATCTAACACTTAATCCCGATCCGGCTTCGAAAGTTGGTGCTGGCGATATTACTGGCGGTACTGGTGTAACCTTAAAATACAATGCGGTTAATCAGATTCCAGGATCATTTTATGTGTATAAACAGGTTTATAATGCCGATGGCAAACCATTGGAAGGTGTATATGAAGATTTGAATAAAGATGGCGTAATCAATACCAGCGATCAGTATTTCTATAAATCACCAGATCCGAGTATTACTCTTGGCTTTAATACTTCTTTTTCTTACAAAAAATGGAGCTTTACGACATCACTTAGGGCCAATTTCGGCAACTATGTGTACGATAACGTTTCATCAAACTTTGGAATCAGATCAAATATCTTAAGTCCGTCGGGGGTAATCAACAATGCATCAACCGATTTCTTGTCTACCAATTTCCAGAACAACCAATTCCTGAGCGATTATTATGTTAAAAACGCTTCGTTCCTGAAAATGGATAATGCAGGTATTTCTTATAATGCCGGAAAATTATCTAAAAACGGAACTGCTTCGTTAAGGATTTCGGCAAACTGCCAGAACGTTTTTACGGTAACGAACTACAATGGAATTGATCCTGAGCTAAGTAGCGGTATCGATTACAACCTGTATCCACGTCCGCGTACATATACCTTAGGTTTTAATGTTGGTTTTTAA